In a single window of the Lebetimonas sp. JH292 genome:
- a CDS encoding amino acid ABC transporter permease, with amino-acid sequence MGYEFDWHVLIEYKQLLINGLITTIKLSVLGIIFSFIIGSIVGIGRASKSFWLSLISSYYVESFRNIPLIVQMFFIYFTFTLSQIFPFLNTWGDFLHIDDVDAFFSALLALILYTGAYIAEVVKAGIRSIPKGQFEAARSLGMNRFQVMWYVIYPQAVRIIIPPLTSQFLNLIKNSSLAMTIGVAELTFSTQQIDAETFRGFEAATAVTILYIILTLSTSFIMNLIEIKFSKGVKNA; translated from the coding sequence ATGGGTTATGAATTTGATTGGCATGTGTTAATTGAATATAAGCAGCTGCTGATAAATGGATTAATTACTACAATAAAACTTTCGGTTTTAGGAATAATTTTCAGCTTTATAATTGGTTCTATCGTAGGAATCGGAAGAGCCTCCAAAAGCTTTTGGCTGAGTCTTATTTCAAGTTATTATGTTGAAAGTTTCAGGAACATTCCGTTAATTGTACAAATGTTTTTCATATATTTTACTTTCACTCTTTCACAAATTTTTCCGTTTTTAAATACATGGGGGGATTTTTTACATATAGATGACGTGGATGCATTTTTTTCAGCCCTTTTAGCGCTTATTTTATACACAGGTGCTTATATTGCGGAAGTGGTAAAAGCGGGGATACGTTCCATTCCAAAAGGGCAGTTTGAAGCTGCAAGATCTCTCGGAATGAACAGATTTCAGGTAATGTGGTATGTAATATATCCTCAGGCTGTCAGAATTATCATTCCACCTCTTACAAGCCAGTTTTTAAATTTAATAAAAAACTCTTCTTTGGCCATGACAATAGGTGTGGCGGAGCTCACTTTTTCAACTCAACAAATAGATGCTGAAACTTTTAGAGGCTTTGAAGCGGCAACAGCAGTTACAATTCTTTATATTATTTTAACTCTGAGTACTTCGTTTATAATGAATCTCATAGAAATAAAATTTTCAAAAGGCGTAAAAAATGCTTAA
- a CDS encoding amino acid ABC transporter ATP-binding protein, producing MDNDKIIQMKDIEKYYGNFHALKGVNFDVKKGEVVVVCGPSGSGKSTLIRCINRLEDIDSGKIIIDSKDLYHKKTNINKLRQEVGMVFQHFNLFPHLTILENITLAPVKVKKMPKKEAEKLAMSLLERVKIPHQANKYPSELSGGQKQRVAIARTLAMKPKIILFDEPTSALDPEMIGEVLDVMKELAKENYTIVCVTHEMGFAREVGDRIVFMDAGQIVEENTPEEFFNNPQTDRAKKFLSEILHH from the coding sequence ATGGATAATGACAAAATCATTCAGATGAAAGATATTGAAAAATATTATGGAAATTTCCACGCCCTAAAAGGTGTAAATTTCGATGTAAAAAAAGGAGAAGTTGTAGTGGTCTGCGGACCGAGCGGAAGCGGAAAATCTACACTTATAAGATGTATAAACAGACTCGAAGATATTGACAGCGGAAAAATAATTATTGACTCTAAAGATTTATATCACAAAAAAACAAATATAAACAAACTCCGTCAGGAAGTTGGAATGGTTTTTCAGCATTTTAATCTTTTTCCTCATTTGACAATACTCGAAAATATTACTTTGGCTCCGGTCAAAGTAAAAAAAATGCCAAAAAAAGAAGCCGAGAAGCTTGCTATGAGCCTGCTTGAGAGGGTTAAAATTCCTCATCAGGCAAACAAATACCCAAGTGAACTTAGCGGAGGTCAAAAACAGAGGGTTGCAATTGCCAGAACACTGGCAATGAAGCCTAAAATTATTCTTTTTGACGAACCGACAAGCGCACTGGACCCGGAAATGATAGGTGAAGTACTTGATGTTATGAAAGAACTTGCAAAAGAAAATTACACAATTGTGTGTGTAACACACGAAATGGGATTTGCAAGAGAAGTGGGTGACAGAATTGTATTTATGGATGCAGGCCAGATAGTAGAAGAAAATACGCCTGAAGAATTTTTCAACAACCCTCAAACAGACAGGGCAAAAAAATTCTTAAGTGAAATCTTACATCATTAA
- a CDS encoding flagellin: MKVQNLTQNHINNHLQKIQKDLDKISNPNVEETVNKFVNDVFQNDIDSNLQEINNYNEAIGFTQIANGALNSIRDNLQDIKTLQAASNNAALSNDNLNTINSQIQKYTKNINNTLENTTYNNKNVFGSFQFNEININTSMPNFDVDNLDEFEKSLNSAFSSIGAAQNALRDKVNNLSQNIVSESAAKAQNEPDMAKKVMDMQNEKIKLNASVLAQVHQNSLNIEYITSLLRD, translated from the coding sequence ATGAAAGTTCAAAACCTAACACAAAACCATATAAACAATCATTTACAAAAAATTCAAAAAGATTTAGATAAAATATCCAATCCAAATGTAGAAGAAACAGTAAACAAATTTGTAAATGATGTATTCCAAAACGATATTGATTCCAATTTACAGGAAATTAATAATTATAATGAGGCGATTGGTTTTACACAAATTGCAAACGGGGCTTTAAATTCAATCAGGGATAATTTACAAGATATAAAAACACTTCAGGCTGCATCAAACAATGCCGCACTCAGTAATGATAATTTAAACACAATCAATTCCCAAATTCAAAAATATACCAAAAATATAAATAATACTTTAGAAAATACAACATATAATAATAAAAATGTTTTTGGAAGTTTTCAGTTTAACGAAATTAATATAAATACCTCCATGCCAAATTTTGATGTTGACAATCTCGATGAATTTGAAAAATCATTAAACAGTGCATTTTCAAGTATCGGAGCGGCCCAAAATGCTTTGAGAGATAAAGTCAATAATCTGTCACAAAATATAGTATCAGAATCTGCAGCTAAAGCTCAAAATGAACCGGATATGGCCAAAAAAGTTATGGATATGCAAAATGAAAAAATAAAATTAAATGCCTCTGTTTTAGCGCAGGTTCATCAAAACAGTCTAAATATAGAATATATTACATCTTTATTAAGAGATTAA
- a CDS encoding GNAT family N-acetyltransferase: protein MRVSNIFSPLFVKQEKLFVNIRDFKKEDANGIVELIRKNYADTYYRKDFYDANMWIKAYNEKRLIPIIAEYQGKIVGQFSLILNDKYNAEIGIAVVHPDFKGRGIMNQMFDYLIKKAKNIKLYAIYGEAIMFHPFSQKANLSHGMVETALHFGEVAHWISQKEFKFEKRSGVLISYLLFKKEKRNYYLPEIYKKIMLERIKKLKITVTKTKIKRIKPKLELKVKKILKIAIIRADSRVKNFEKKFNFIFSKAKIKADMIYLDINLHSHYVEKIVEFASKKGFFYSGILFYRYDGMDYLRLQFENRHKIEEKLNVCYSKYCKKLTKFILKDKKRVNKLN from the coding sequence ATGAGAGTTAGTAATATATTTTCACCTTTATTTGTAAAACAGGAAAAACTTTTTGTCAATATAAGGGATTTTAAAAAAGAAGATGCAAACGGGATAGTTGAATTAATTAGAAAAAATTACGCAGACACTTATTATAGAAAAGATTTTTATGATGCCAATATGTGGATAAAAGCATACAATGAAAAAAGATTAATCCCTATAATTGCCGAATATCAGGGAAAAATAGTAGGTCAGTTTTCTTTAATACTCAATGACAAATACAATGCGGAAATCGGTATTGCCGTAGTTCACCCTGATTTTAAAGGAAGAGGTATTATGAATCAGATGTTTGATTATTTGATTAAAAAAGCAAAAAATATTAAACTTTATGCAATATACGGCGAGGCCATTATGTTTCATCCTTTCTCACAAAAGGCGAATTTATCTCACGGAATGGTTGAAACGGCACTTCATTTTGGGGAAGTTGCTCATTGGATATCTCAAAAAGAATTTAAATTTGAAAAAAGAAGCGGTGTTTTGATTTCTTATCTTTTATTTAAAAAAGAAAAAAGAAATTATTATCTTCCCGAAATTTATAAAAAAATAATGCTTGAGAGAATCAAAAAATTAAAAATTACCGTTACAAAAACAAAAATTAAAAGAATAAAACCGAAACTTGAGTTAAAAGTAAAAAAAATATTAAAAATTGCAATTATCAGAGCAGACAGTCGGGTTAAAAATTTTGAAAAAAAATTTAATTTTATTTTTTCAAAAGCAAAAATAAAAGCGGATATGATATATCTTGATATTAATCTTCATTCCCATTATGTAGAAAAAATAGTTGAATTTGCAAGTAAAAAGGGATTTTTTTACAGCGGTATACTTTTTTATAGGTATGATGGAATGGATTATTTAAGACTTCAGTTTGAAAACAGGCATAAAATAGAAGAGAAATTAAATGTCTGTTACAGCAAATATTGTAAAAAACTGACAAAATTTATTTTAAAAGATAAAAAAAGGGTAAATAAATTAAATTGA
- a CDS encoding transporter substrate-binding domain-containing protein → MFSGLNADLLQDVQKRGVLKAGVKYDFPPFGYVNEKGQVVGFDIDLVKYIAKKLGVKPVFTQVTSKTRIPMVQSGSVDIAAASMTHKVKRDLPIDFTISYYFDGQSIMVRKDSTIKNYHDLSGKKVGVIQGATSGDNLKRVNPKVKLVYFQEYPQAVMALKRGKIDAVSTDYTWCVTQAKNSHGAFKVVGGTFTFEPYGMGVRENESNFRDAVNFAIQDAVRDGTYQKLYIKWFGTKPNRLPEVWPK, encoded by the coding sequence ATTTTTAGCGGTTTAAATGCTGATTTACTCCAGGATGTTCAAAAAAGAGGTGTATTAAAAGCAGGTGTAAAATATGACTTTCCACCGTTTGGTTATGTAAACGAAAAAGGTCAGGTTGTAGGTTTTGATATAGATTTGGTTAAATACATTGCAAAAAAACTCGGTGTGAAACCTGTATTTACACAGGTTACTTCAAAAACAAGAATTCCAATGGTTCAAAGCGGGAGCGTAGATATTGCAGCTGCCAGTATGACCCACAAAGTAAAAAGAGATTTACCGATAGATTTTACAATCAGTTATTATTTTGACGGTCAGTCAATTATGGTTAGAAAAGATTCCACAATTAAAAACTATCATGATTTAAGCGGTAAAAAAGTCGGAGTAATTCAGGGGGCTACAAGCGGAGACAATTTAAAAAGAGTAAATCCAAAAGTTAAACTTGTATATTTCCAGGAATATCCTCAGGCTGTTATGGCATTAAAAAGAGGAAAAATCGATGCAGTTTCAACAGATTATACATGGTGTGTAACCCAAGCTAAAAATTCACACGGTGCATTCAAAGTTGTAGGCGGAACATTTACTTTCGAACCTTACGGAATGGGAGTCAGAGAAAATGAATCAAACTTCAGAGATGCAGTAAATTTTGCAATACAAGATGCTGTAAGGGACGGAACTTATCAAAAACTTTATATAAAATGGTTCGGAACAAAACCAAACAGACTTCCTGAAGTTTGGCCTAAATAA
- a CDS encoding amidohydrolase, whose translation MKEILKEIDSLKKKIIDIRRHLHMYPDLSHKEKPTRDYIKGILESEGIKCKTFKDYYGMVCDIVVDENRPFLAFRADMDALPIQEANDVPYKSRKDGIMHACGHDGHTAVLAGLLIALNRHKDKLPINIRGIFQHSEEDTEGGSEDLIRDGALENVKAIFGLHMYPYLNTGEIGYKYGEMMASADTFEIEIFGKSSHGARPHEGVDALLTGALAINSINHIISRRIDPLHPAVISMGTVEGGKAPNVICDYVKMTGTVRTLNDKVRNSIKKMMEDAIKGICFAMGADYKFHYFFGNPELINDDKMVNIVIKSAKETGAKPFDLKQPVMGGEDFANYLKIVKGAFFRLGCCSREKNIGCVPQHHPKFDIDEDSLPLGAKVMANLVKEFKNES comes from the coding sequence GTGAAAGAAATATTAAAAGAAATTGACTCTCTAAAAAAGAAAATAATCGACATCAGACGTCACCTTCATATGTATCCCGATTTATCACACAAAGAAAAACCGACAAGAGATTATATTAAAGGTATTTTAGAAAGTGAAGGAATTAAATGTAAAACTTTTAAAGACTATTATGGGATGGTTTGTGATATTGTTGTCGATGAAAACAGGCCTTTTTTGGCATTCAGGGCGGATATGGACGCTCTTCCTATACAAGAAGCAAATGATGTTCCTTATAAATCAAGAAAAGACGGGATTATGCATGCATGCGGGCATGACGGGCATACTGCGGTTTTGGCAGGATTACTTATTGCATTAAACAGACATAAAGATAAACTTCCTATAAATATAAGAGGAATATTTCAGCACAGCGAAGAAGACACCGAGGGAGGCAGTGAAGATTTGATACGAGATGGGGCATTGGAAAATGTAAAGGCAATATTTGGGCTTCATATGTATCCATATTTAAATACAGGAGAAATTGGTTATAAATATGGGGAAATGATGGCAAGTGCCGATACATTTGAGATTGAAATTTTTGGAAAAAGCTCACATGGGGCAAGACCTCATGAAGGGGTTGATGCGCTTTTAACGGGTGCACTTGCTATCAATTCAATAAACCATATTATTTCAAGAAGAATTGACCCTCTCCATCCTGCTGTTATCTCCATGGGTACGGTTGAGGGCGGAAAAGCTCCGAATGTGATATGTGATTATGTAAAAATGACCGGAACGGTTAGAACCCTTAACGATAAAGTTAGAAATTCCATAAAAAAGATGATGGAAGATGCGATTAAGGGAATCTGTTTTGCGATGGGGGCTGATTATAAGTTTCACTACTTTTTTGGAAATCCCGAACTTATAAACGATGATAAAATGGTAAATATTGTCATAAAATCTGCAAAAGAAACAGGTGCAAAACCGTTTGATTTGAAACAGCCGGTAATGGGAGGGGAAGATTTTGCCAATTATTTAAAAATTGTTAAGGGAGCATTTTTCAGACTCGGATGCTGCAGTAGGGAAAAAAATATAGGATGTGTTCCGCAACATCATCCAAAATTTGATATAGACGAAGATTCATTGCCGTTAGGGGCGAAGGTTATGGCAAATTTAGTGAAAGAATTTAAAAATGAGAGTTAG
- a CDS encoding transporter substrate-binding domain-containing protein, producing the protein MKKLLFTVLALVSMVFAADFNLWQKSTLNQVVKKGVLRVCLEPGYVPFEMRDKHGRIIGFDVDVAKKMTKDMGVKLKLVPTAWDGIISALITNKCDIIMSGMTITQKRNLKVAFTNPYFLVGQTLLVNKKHIGVKSYKDLDKKGMVITTKLGVTGEIAARKLFKHATIKTFDSESAAVQEVINNRADAFIYDKPYNELFMAGKGKGKLIFLNQDLTYEPLGFAINHGDPDFLNWLNNFLRQIKHDGTYEKLYNKWFRHTDWLKRVQ; encoded by the coding sequence ATGAAAAAATTACTATTTACGGTTTTAGCTTTGGTATCAATGGTTTTTGCTGCCGATTTTAATCTTTGGCAAAAATCCACTTTAAATCAGGTTGTAAAAAAAGGAGTTCTCAGAGTTTGTTTAGAGCCCGGTTATGTTCCTTTTGAAATGAGAGACAAACACGGAAGAATAATCGGTTTTGATGTTGATGTTGCAAAAAAAATGACTAAAGATATGGGTGTAAAATTAAAACTTGTTCCAACTGCATGGGACGGCATTATTTCAGCACTTATTACCAATAAATGTGATATCATAATGTCAGGTATGACCATTACCCAAAAAAGAAACTTAAAAGTGGCATTTACAAATCCATACTTTTTAGTCGGTCAAACGCTTCTTGTAAATAAAAAACACATAGGTGTAAAAAGTTATAAAGATTTAGATAAAAAAGGTATGGTAATTACTACAAAACTCGGTGTTACAGGGGAAATTGCCGCAAGAAAACTCTTTAAACACGCCACAATCAAAACATTTGATTCAGAAAGTGCAGCTGTTCAGGAAGTTATAAACAACAGAGCAGATGCATTTATATACGATAAACCTTACAATGAATTATTTATGGCAGGTAAAGGAAAAGGGAAACTAATTTTTCTTAATCAGGATTTAACTTATGAACCTCTCGGATTTGCAATTAATCACGGTGATCCGGATTTTCTAAACTGGCTAAACAATTTCTTAAGACAAATCAAACATGACGGAACTTATGAAAAACTGTACAACAAATGGTTTAGACATACTGATTGGTTAAAAAGAGTTCAATGA
- the dapE gene encoding succinyl-diaminopimelate desuccinylase has protein sequence MDVTELFKKLLEFKSITPNDAGAIEFIKNYLNDFEVIENEKEGVKNLFLYKKFTEGDHLCFAGHIDVVPPGDGWNTDPFTPTEKDGYIFARGAQDMKSGVAAFLWALKNAKNFNGILSTLITSDEEGDAIWGTKYMLEILKEKNMLPDFAIVAEPTCEKEFGDAIKIGRRGSINGVLKKIGLQGHAAYPEKSVNPIHKVAQVLHKIAGADLDSGDKFFAPSKFVVTDIRAGMEVTNVTPGELKMMFNVRNNTHTTKKDIEKFIHKYFKDMNYTLELKQSAEPFITDPNTKVVKNLDKSIQKITGLTPKHSTAGGTSDARFFAKNGVKTVEFGVKNDTIHAPNERTNKDEVVKLSRVFENVIKEWN, from the coding sequence GTGGATGTAACAGAACTATTTAAAAAACTGCTTGAGTTTAAATCCATAACTCCGAATGACGCGGGAGCAATAGAGTTTATAAAAAATTATTTAAATGATTTTGAAGTAATTGAGAATGAAAAAGAGGGAGTTAAAAATCTTTTTTTATATAAAAAATTCACAGAGGGGGACCATCTATGTTTTGCAGGGCATATTGACGTAGTGCCTCCGGGTGATGGTTGGAATACAGACCCGTTTACTCCAACTGAAAAAGACGGCTATATTTTTGCAAGAGGGGCACAGGATATGAAAAGCGGTGTTGCGGCTTTTCTTTGGGCGCTTAAAAATGCCAAAAATTTTAATGGTATATTAAGCACACTAATTACAAGCGATGAAGAAGGCGATGCCATCTGGGGCACGAAATATATGCTTGAAATATTAAAAGAAAAAAATATGCTGCCGGACTTCGCAATAGTGGCAGAGCCAACCTGTGAAAAAGAATTCGGCGATGCTATAAAAATAGGAAGAAGGGGAAGTATTAACGGGGTTTTAAAAAAAATAGGGCTTCAGGGGCATGCGGCTTATCCGGAAAAATCAGTTAATCCGATTCATAAAGTAGCACAGGTGCTTCATAAAATCGCCGGGGCCGATTTAGACAGCGGAGATAAATTTTTTGCTCCGAGTAAATTTGTTGTAACGGATATCAGAGCCGGTATGGAAGTTACAAATGTAACTCCGGGTGAGCTTAAAATGATGTTTAATGTAAGAAACAATACACATACCACAAAAAAAGACATTGAAAAATTTATTCACAAATATTTTAAAGATATGAATTACACCCTGGAACTCAAACAAAGCGCTGAACCTTTTATAACCGACCCTAATACAAAAGTTGTGAAAAATCTGGATAAATCCATTCAAAAAATTACAGGACTCACTCCAAAACACTCTACCGCAGGCGGAACAAGCGATGCAAGATTTTTTGCCAAAAATGGGGTAAAAACAGTAGAATTCGGAGTAAAAAACGATACAATCCATGCACCAAATGAAAGAACAAACAAAGATGAGGTGGTAAAACTATCACGTGTTTTTGAAAATGTGATCAAGGAATGGAATTGA
- the ligA gene encoding NAD-dependent DNA ligase LigA — MIKNYEEYKKAVQLLKKYSYYYYVLDNPLVTDEEYDKLYHEVEKYEKAHPDEIDPTSPTQRVGDVVLEGFEKAKHITRMWSMEDVFSEAEFKDWLNRVNKLIDEYYTLYIEPKFDGASLNLVYNNGELVRAETRGDGDIGENVTLNAKTINSIPLKINYKGLIEIRGEVLIKKEDFDKLNEERVKKGESTFANPRNAAAGSLRQLDPKITASRHLLFQPWGVGYPVEILNSTEVENDRYEKDKKMFFDKFKTYKNLMDFVYSLGFREPPKRGECKKDEIECIQKKYNEFVKIRDDLPVMLDGMVVKMNELNLLEKLGYTQKYPRWMVAYKFPAVEKETILKDVVIQVGRTGVLTPVAVLEPVEIGGVIVERATLHNFDEIERMDIRIGDHVIVIRSGDVIPKITKVLAWKRSGNEKKISRPTHCPVCGSEVLDEGALIKCQNLSCPARVVNTIIYFASKNCMDIEGLGESVAKLLYEKGLVKDIRDLYKLKVEELERLPGFARKKAENLINAIKKTKGTECWRFVNALGIEHIGEVASKKICEKFGVGFYKHDPLEFMHIEGFGPEMVKSIEEYVKVNKEKIEELIELIQPKSPEAKEIKESPFLGKTVVLTGAMKKPRDEIKELLESLGAHVSSSVSKRTDYVIYGEDAGSKFDKAKKLGVTLLPEDEMWKLIGEQNAD, encoded by the coding sequence ATGATTAAAAATTATGAGGAATATAAAAAAGCTGTCCAGCTTTTAAAAAAATATTCATATTATTATTATGTTTTGGATAATCCTTTAGTTACAGATGAAGAATATGATAAATTATACCATGAAGTTGAAAAATACGAAAAAGCGCACCCTGATGAAATAGATCCGACTTCTCCTACACAAAGAGTAGGCGATGTGGTACTTGAGGGATTTGAAAAGGCCAAACATATAACAAGAATGTGGTCTATGGAAGATGTGTTCAGTGAAGCTGAATTTAAAGACTGGTTAAACAGGGTGAATAAATTAATTGATGAGTATTATACTTTATACATAGAGCCAAAATTTGACGGAGCCAGTTTAAATCTGGTTTATAATAACGGGGAATTGGTTAGAGCGGAAACAAGGGGCGACGGTGATATCGGGGAGAATGTCACGTTAAATGCAAAAACTATAAACTCCATACCTTTAAAGATAAATTATAAAGGACTTATTGAAATACGGGGGGAAGTTTTAATAAAAAAAGAAGATTTTGATAAATTAAATGAAGAGAGAGTTAAAAAAGGCGAAAGCACTTTTGCAAATCCGAGAAATGCGGCGGCAGGAAGTCTAAGACAGCTTGACCCTAAAATTACGGCAAGCAGACATCTGTTGTTTCAACCCTGGGGTGTGGGATATCCTGTTGAAATATTAAATTCCACGGAGGTGGAAAACGACAGATATGAAAAAGATAAAAAAATGTTTTTTGATAAATTTAAAACATATAAAAATTTAATGGATTTTGTTTATTCCCTCGGATTTAGGGAACCCCCTAAAAGAGGGGAGTGCAAAAAAGACGAAATTGAATGCATTCAGAAAAAATATAACGAATTTGTTAAAATCAGGGATGATTTGCCTGTAATGCTTGATGGTATGGTTGTTAAGATGAATGAGCTTAATTTACTTGAAAAATTAGGTTATACTCAAAAATATCCAAGATGGATGGTCGCGTATAAATTTCCTGCCGTTGAAAAAGAGACAATTTTAAAAGATGTTGTTATTCAGGTGGGAAGAACCGGCGTTTTAACTCCGGTTGCCGTTTTGGAACCTGTTGAAATAGGCGGGGTTATAGTAGAGAGGGCCACTCTTCATAATTTTGATGAAATTGAAAGAATGGATATCAGAATAGGTGATCATGTAATAGTAATCAGAAGCGGGGATGTTATCCCTAAAATTACTAAAGTTTTGGCATGGAAAAGAAGCGGAAATGAAAAGAAAATAAGTAGACCCACACATTGTCCCGTATGCGGAAGCGAGGTACTTGATGAAGGGGCTCTGATTAAATGTCAAAATCTTTCCTGCCCGGCAAGGGTCGTAAATACTATAATTTATTTTGCGAGTAAAAACTGTATGGACATAGAGGGTCTTGGTGAAAGCGTGGCAAAACTTTTATATGAAAAAGGGCTTGTAAAAGATATAAGGGATTTATATAAACTTAAAGTTGAAGAGCTTGAAAGGCTCCCCGGTTTTGCAAGAAAAAAAGCCGAGAATTTGATAAACGCAATTAAAAAAACAAAAGGAACTGAATGCTGGAGATTTGTAAATGCTCTCGGAATTGAACATATAGGAGAAGTCGCAAGCAAAAAAATTTGCGAAAAATTCGGGGTCGGTTTTTATAAACACGACCCTTTAGAATTTATGCACATAGAGGGTTTTGGGCCTGAGATGGTAAAATCTATTGAAGAATATGTAAAAGTAAATAAAGAAAAAATTGAAGAGCTTATAGAATTAATTCAGCCTAAAAGCCCTGAAGCTAAAGAGATTAAAGAATCTCCTTTTCTTGGCAAAACAGTAGTTTTAACAGGAGCTATGAAAAAACCGAGAGATGAGATAAAAGAACTTCTTGAATCTCTTGGGGCACATGTAAGCAGCAGTGTAAGCAAAAGAACAGATTATGTAATTTACGGGGAAGATGCGGGAAGCAAATTTGATAAAGCTAAAAAGCTTGGCGTTACCCTTCTTCCCGAAGATGAAATGTGGAAATTGATAGGAGAGCAAAATGCCGACTAA
- a CDS encoding amino acid ABC transporter permease, giving the protein MLKNIENYFKTHKIVFWIFNIIVIAALLKIFQMLAYPETHYEELFTKDNLRFLFFGRPGEIGGLALTFILAVVSIILSFILGSIFGIARWSSIKLIKIPSILYIEIVRATPLLMVIFWVFFAIPVFSMSFFHTQAHISPTVAAIIAFTIFTSAYVAEIVRAGINSIPKGQFEAAKSLGMNNFQTFFYIILPQAYRKMIPAFVSQFVALFKDTSLAYTIGVIEFFRAATIINNRLYISFEVFSFVALVYFSIAFSMSKFSHHLEKKVEKQLNA; this is encoded by the coding sequence ATGCTTAAAAACATAGAAAATTATTTCAAAACACATAAAATAGTATTTTGGATTTTCAATATTATTGTAATTGCTGCGCTGCTTAAAATTTTTCAAATGCTTGCATACCCTGAGACCCATTACGAAGAACTTTTTACAAAAGATAACTTAAGATTTCTGTTTTTTGGAAGACCGGGGGAAATAGGAGGACTTGCCTTAACTTTTATTTTGGCTGTTGTTTCAATAATTTTAAGCTTTATACTTGGTTCAATATTTGGAATCGCAAGATGGTCTAGTATTAAATTAATTAAAATACCATCGATTTTATATATTGAAATAGTAAGGGCAACCCCGTTGCTTATGGTGATATTCTGGGTGTTTTTTGCAATACCGGTATTTTCAATGAGCTTTTTTCACACTCAGGCACATATATCACCTACCGTTGCGGCGATAATTGCATTTACCATATTTACAAGTGCTTATGTTGCCGAAATAGTAAGGGCCGGTATAAATTCCATTCCGAAAGGTCAGTTTGAAGCTGCAAAATCTCTTGGTATGAATAATTTTCAGACATTTTTTTATATAATTCTGCCTCAGGCATACAGAAAAATGATACCGGCGTTTGTATCACAGTTTGTTGCACTTTTTAAAGATACGTCTCTTGCTTATACAATAGGCGTAATTGAATTTTTCAGGGCTGCAACAATTATCAATAACAGACTTTATATCAGTTTTGAAGTATTTTCTTTTGTAGCATTGGTATATTTCAGTATAGCATTCAGTATGAGTAAATTTTCTCATCATTTAGAAAAAAAAGTTGAAAAACAGCTTAACGCATAG
- a CDS encoding ABC transporter ATP-binding protein yields MIEIRHLKKTFGKKEVLKDINLDIVEGKITYILGMSGQGKSTIIKHIVGLLKPTGGKILVDGVDVAKANIKTLYEIRKKVGFTFQEGALFDSMNIFDNVAFPLVEHTKLSKKEIEKKVFQTLEMVGLEAKRVAYLYPHELSGGMRKRAATARAIIMEPKYILYDEPTSGLDPIISDKITRMIESLTRKHNMTSVVISHDLKETFKSADFIALLFNGEIIEFGDVEEFKNSKNPVVQAFIEGDSEKYETMADGI; encoded by the coding sequence ATGATTGAGATTCGTCATTTGAAAAAAACATTTGGCAAAAAAGAGGTATTAAAAGATATAAACCTTGATATAGTTGAAGGGAAAATTACATATATTTTGGGAATGTCCGGTCAGGGAAAATCCACCATTATCAAACATATAGTGGGGCTTCTTAAACCAACAGGAGGAAAAATACTGGTAGATGGAGTGGATGTGGCAAAAGCGAATATAAAAACACTGTATGAAATAAGAAAAAAGGTTGGTTTTACTTTCCAGGAAGGTGCACTTTTTGACAGTATGAATATTTTTGACAATGTGGCTTTTCCTTTGGTTGAACACACGAAATTATCCAAAAAAGAGATAGAAAAAAAGGTATTTCAAACACTCGAAATGGTTGGGCTTGAAGCAAAAAGGGTTGCATATTTATATCCACACGAACTAAGCGGGGGAATGAGAAAAAGAGCGGCTACGGCAAGAGCAATTATAATGGAGCCTAAGTATATTCTTTATGATGAACCTACAAGCGGGCTTGACCCTATTATCAGTGATAAAATTACAAGAATGATAGAAAGTCTTACAAGAAAACATAATATGACCAGTGTTGTTATTTCACATGATTTAAAAGAAACTTTTAAAAGTGCCGATTTTATAGCGTTGCTTTTTAACGGTGAGATTATTGAATTCGGCGATGTAGAGGAATTTAAAAATTCAAAAAATCCGGTTGTACAGGCTTTTATAGAAGGTGACAGTGAAAAATACGAAACAATGGCGGATGGAATTTAA